The following coding sequences lie in one Myxococcus xanthus genomic window:
- a CDS encoding transposase has translation MHANDRQGLERRCRYGARGALALERLSRAEDGRIASRMKRPLPDGTTHLVTASFIQNPHAPPDTSCLAAMSPVPFDDRGAARIYFGAAFTSVWDNPAAP, from the coding sequence GTGCATGCCAACGACAGGCAGGGACTGGAACGGCGATGCCGCTACGGGGCGCGCGGTGCGCTGGCGCTGGAGCGGCTGTCACGAGCGGAGGACGGCCGCATCGCCTCTCGGATGAAGCGCCCGCTGCCGGACGGCACCACGCACCTGGTCACGGCGAGCTTCATCCAGAACCCTCATGCGCCGCCGGACACCTCCTGCCTCGCGGCGATGTCGCCGGTGCCCTTCGATGACCGCGGCGCGGCGCGCATCTACTTCGGCGCCGCCTTCACCAGCGTCTGGGACAACCCCGCGGCGCCCTGA
- the tnpA gene encoding IS66 family insertion sequence element accessory protein TnpA, whose amino-acid sequence MSKPEWWRVAEAFEASGLTQKDFSAQRGVRLSTLQSWVYRRRRQQTGKAETVRLLPVEVAGVSQPSTALLEVELASGARLRFASGTDVEYVARLVAALGR is encoded by the coding sequence ATGTCGAAGCCGGAATGGTGGCGGGTTGCTGAGGCCTTCGAGGCGAGCGGACTGACGCAGAAGGATTTCTCCGCGCAGCGAGGCGTGCGGCTGAGCACGCTGCAGTCGTGGGTGTATCGGCGGCGACGTCAGCAGACTGGGAAAGCTGAGACGGTGCGCCTGCTGCCGGTGGAGGTGGCTGGCGTGTCGCAGCCGAGCACGGCGCTGCTGGAGGTGGAGCTGGCCAGCGGTGCGCGCCTGCGATTCGCCTCCGGCACCGACGTGGAGTACGTGGCCCGCCTCGTCGCGGCGCTGGGGCGGTGA
- a CDS encoding VRR-NUC domain-containing protein, which translates to MSRCNRYALARDANEGPIVERIRLAGWFVLRLNGAGLPDLLCVRGGRVVFIEVKAAKGGRMKPAQVELHAQLSAAGLTIAIATTPEEALAALDGTVVRTVQDVRAEKRRGATSVRALATAASYRSTNTRKP; encoded by the coding sequence GTGAGTCGGTGCAACCGCTACGCCCTCGCCCGGGACGCCAACGAGGGCCCCATCGTCGAGCGCATCCGACTGGCCGGGTGGTTCGTCCTCCGCCTCAACGGCGCCGGGCTGCCGGACCTGCTGTGTGTCCGCGGCGGCCGCGTGGTGTTCATCGAGGTGAAAGCGGCGAAAGGCGGGAGGATGAAGCCAGCCCAGGTTGAGCTCCACGCCCAACTCAGCGCCGCGGGGCTCACCATCGCCATCGCCACCACCCCCGAGGAGGCGCTCGCGGCGCTGGACGGCACCGTCGTGCGCACCGTCCAGGACGTCCGCGCGGAGAAGCGTCGCGGCGCCACCAGTGTCCGAGCACTGGCTACCGCTGCCAGTTATCGCAGTACCAACACGAGGAAACCGTGA
- a CDS encoding TolB family protein encodes MGGGPWLLQVRKQDLWVRTPAGDSEYALTRTGRVVATRPYGNGLGWSGVAISPDGRQVAYVERPEAQEHASPGRWALLWIVNSDGSGRRMLLDLREHALTPGPFRAGPILWSSDGARIAFSLESFARTGPESRPCPLAEVHTVEVGSGKVERLFESPTHGMLTPRGWSAQGTVSFSLLSCEATAEVGKDGRFFEFEPGRGIRDTHARGAVSSDGVHTLLLPSTPEAGVPTALLDGRKVDAPSEVDTRLLRHVAWMQHQPVAYLTTYSGQPRSCTFDRVPAPALFQANFDASRPGIEPRTGLGGLMVVAFSPDDAHVLAATVLLRSQASEVCWPDTFDSLLVMERVQMENSPTLTALSASSIRLDVPASQMGPELQGFVGWVR; translated from the coding sequence ATGGGCGGAGGGCCCTGGCTGCTTCAGGTCCGCAAACAGGACTTGTGGGTCCGCACCCCTGCTGGGGACAGCGAGTACGCACTGACACGGACCGGGCGGGTGGTGGCCACCCGCCCCTACGGAAACGGGCTGGGATGGAGCGGCGTCGCCATCTCTCCCGATGGGCGCCAGGTGGCCTATGTCGAACGCCCGGAAGCGCAGGAGCACGCATCCCCGGGCCGATGGGCCCTCCTGTGGATCGTCAATTCGGATGGCTCGGGTCGACGCATGCTGCTGGACCTTCGCGAGCACGCGCTGACTCCGGGGCCGTTCCGCGCGGGCCCCATCCTCTGGTCCTCGGATGGCGCCCGGATCGCATTCTCCCTGGAGTCCTTCGCGCGAACCGGTCCGGAGTCGCGGCCCTGCCCGCTCGCGGAGGTCCACACTGTGGAGGTGGGTTCGGGCAAGGTGGAGCGGCTCTTCGAGAGTCCAACGCACGGGATGCTCACCCCCCGAGGGTGGAGCGCACAGGGGACCGTCTCCTTCTCGCTGCTCTCCTGTGAGGCAACCGCCGAGGTCGGGAAGGACGGCCGCTTCTTCGAATTTGAGCCAGGAAGAGGCATACGAGACACGCACGCGCGCGGTGCGGTTTCCTCCGACGGGGTGCATACGCTCCTGCTGCCATCGACACCGGAAGCCGGGGTTCCCACCGCCTTGCTGGATGGAAGGAAGGTGGATGCCCCTTCCGAGGTCGACACCCGACTCCTGCGCCACGTGGCCTGGATGCAGCACCAACCCGTGGCCTATCTCACGACCTACTCAGGACAGCCTCGCTCCTGCACCTTCGACCGTGTGCCCGCGCCAGCGCTCTTCCAGGCGAACTTCGACGCGTCGCGACCGGGCATCGAGCCGAGAACGGGACTGGGTGGACTCATGGTCGTCGCGTTCTCACCCGACGACGCACACGTCCTCGCCGCGACGGTCCTGCTGCGCTCCCAGGCAAGCGAGGTGTGCTGGCCGGACACCTTCGATTCGCTCCTGGTGATGGAACGCGTCCAGATGGAGAACAGCCCCACCCTGACCGCGCTCTCCGCTTCCAGCATCCGGCTCGACGTGCCGGCATCGCAGATGGGACCAGAGCTTCAGGGCTTCGTGGGCTGGGTGCGGTAG
- the tnpB gene encoding IS66 family insertion sequence element accessory protein TnpB (TnpB, as the term is used for proteins encoded by IS66 family insertion elements, is considered an accessory protein, since TnpC, encoded by a neighboring gene, is a DDE family transposase.), translated as MFALPASVRVVLATGPVDMRKSIDGLMALVRAEWGEDVYSGHLFAFVSRKGDRVKVLTWSRGGFVLLYKRLETGRFRLPPVDAGAQTVHLDATQLAMLLDGIDLAQVRRQPAWMPPGRTGT; from the coding sequence ATGTTTGCCCTGCCTGCCTCGGTGCGCGTGGTGCTGGCGACTGGGCCGGTGGACATGCGCAAGTCGATAGACGGCCTCATGGCGCTGGTGCGCGCCGAGTGGGGCGAGGACGTCTACTCGGGCCACCTCTTCGCCTTCGTCTCGCGCAAGGGCGACAGAGTCAAAGTGCTGACGTGGAGCCGGGGCGGTTTCGTGCTGCTGTACAAGCGACTGGAGACGGGGAGATTCCGGCTGCCGCCGGTGGACGCTGGCGCGCAGACGGTGCACCTGGACGCGACGCAGTTGGCGATGCTGCTGGACGGCATTGACCTGGCCCAGGTGCGGCGTCAGCCCGCCTGGATGCCTCCCGGGCGCACGGGCACCTGA
- a CDS encoding flavin-containing monooxygenase has product MALRVAIIGAGPSGLAQLRAFESAARKGAEIPEIVCFEKQEDWGGLWNYTWRTGLGRYGEPVHGSMYRHLWSNGPKEALEFADYSFDEHFGRPIPSYPPREVLYDYIRGRVEKCDVRKYIQFNTIVRWLSWSEETRKFTVVVDDLAKREVREESFDRVVNATGHFSTPNVPFFEGIDSFPGRVLHAHDFRGAEEFAGKNLLLIGSSYSAEDIGVQCHKLGVKSVTISYRSAPMGFRWPKGMKEVPLVKRFEGNRAHFADGTSATLDAVILCTGYQHKYRFLPNALRLESHNRLYPPGLYKGVFWQGQPELAYLGMQDQYYTFNMFDAQAWLVRDVIMGCTALPSAEEREADIAAWVEREEGIQDSFGAVDFQTAYIRDLLDRTDYPGFSVEKVAELLKQWLRDKQEDILGYRDRTFTSLVTGTRATPHRRKWMDELDDSAENFLAEAPVLRAG; this is encoded by the coding sequence ATGGCTCTTCGTGTCGCGATCATCGGAGCTGGCCCCAGCGGCTTGGCCCAGTTGCGTGCGTTTGAATCCGCTGCCCGCAAGGGAGCGGAGATCCCGGAAATCGTCTGCTTCGAGAAGCAGGAGGATTGGGGCGGGCTCTGGAACTACACGTGGAGGACCGGCCTGGGACGCTACGGCGAGCCGGTGCACGGCAGCATGTACCGGCACCTGTGGTCGAACGGTCCGAAGGAGGCGCTCGAGTTCGCCGACTACTCCTTCGACGAGCACTTCGGCCGGCCGATCCCGTCCTATCCGCCGCGCGAGGTGCTCTACGACTACATCCGCGGGCGGGTGGAGAAGTGCGACGTCCGCAAGTACATCCAGTTCAACACCATCGTTCGTTGGCTCTCCTGGTCCGAGGAGACCCGGAAGTTCACCGTGGTGGTCGACGACCTCGCCAAGCGCGAGGTCCGCGAGGAGTCGTTCGACCGGGTGGTGAACGCAACCGGCCACTTCTCCACGCCGAACGTGCCCTTCTTCGAGGGCATCGACTCCTTCCCCGGTCGCGTGCTGCACGCGCACGACTTCCGCGGCGCCGAGGAGTTCGCGGGAAAGAATCTCCTGCTGATCGGGAGCAGCTACTCCGCCGAGGACATCGGCGTGCAGTGCCACAAGCTGGGCGTGAAGTCGGTGACCATCAGCTACCGGTCCGCCCCCATGGGCTTCAGGTGGCCCAAGGGCATGAAGGAGGTACCATTGGTGAAGCGGTTCGAGGGGAACCGCGCGCACTTCGCGGATGGGACCTCCGCGACGCTCGATGCGGTCATCCTGTGCACGGGTTACCAGCACAAGTACCGCTTCCTTCCCAATGCGCTGCGCCTGGAGAGCCACAACCGGCTCTACCCGCCGGGGCTCTACAAGGGCGTGTTCTGGCAAGGCCAGCCGGAGCTCGCCTACCTGGGGATGCAGGACCAGTACTACACCTTCAACATGTTCGACGCCCAGGCATGGCTGGTGCGCGACGTGATCATGGGGTGCACCGCGCTGCCGTCCGCCGAGGAGCGCGAGGCGGACATCGCGGCGTGGGTCGAGCGTGAGGAGGGGATCCAGGATTCGTTCGGGGCGGTGGACTTCCAAACCGCCTACATCCGGGACCTGCTCGACCGCACCGACTACCCGGGCTTCAGCGTGGAGAAGGTCGCGGAGCTGCTGAAGCAGTGGCTGCGCGACAAGCAGGAGGACATCCTCGGCTACCGCGACCGCACCTTCACGTCGCTCGTTACCGGCACCCGCGCCACGCCGCACCGTCGCAAGTGGATGGACGAGCTGGACGACTCGGCGGAGAACTTCCTCGCCGAGGCCCCGGTGCTCAGGGCCGGGTGA